A section of the Pseudomonas fluorescens genome encodes:
- a CDS encoding pilus assembly protein PilZ, which yields MSRATGLFNLLLVTLLAWLAAQCVLQLWHGIAQPVAPYPAPAPVADLLSNHWAPRLAPSGDLPLTTLQVDYLGSLKATPLRATVLVLRFGQQERTLTLGQRLAPGIVLQDIDERGLIFDNQGQRERLPWPTERPVIGLKRKE from the coding sequence TTGAGCCGGGCAACCGGCCTGTTCAACCTGTTGCTGGTTACGCTGCTGGCCTGGCTGGCGGCGCAATGTGTGCTGCAACTGTGGCACGGGATCGCGCAACCGGTCGCGCCATACCCGGCGCCGGCGCCGGTCGCCGACCTGTTGAGCAACCACTGGGCACCACGTCTGGCGCCCAGCGGTGACCTGCCGTTGACCACGCTCCAGGTCGATTACCTGGGCAGCCTCAAGGCCACGCCGTTGCGCGCCACCGTGCTGGTCCTGCGTTTCGGGCAACAAGAACGCACGCTGACCCTGGGTCAGCGCCTGGCCCCGGGCATCGTCTTGCAGGATATCGATGAACGCGGGCTGATTTTTGACAATCAAGGGCAGCGCGAGCGCTTGCCATGGCCGACTGAGCGACCGGTGATCGGCCTCAAGCGCAAGGAATGA
- the tatC gene encoding twin-arginine translocase subunit TatC yields MSDLPLPAPRLSVTGHLTRLRSRLVRCVLAILLVFCALFPFAQQLYSFVSQPLRDFLPSGATMIATGVTSPFLAPLKLTLMIALFISMPLLLHQAWGMIAPAVYRQERRTAAWLLAASVVLFYAGMAFAFFLVFPMMFGFFTSVTPDGVAMMTDIALYLDFILALLLAFGLAFEIPVATFLVIWAGITDVQTLQKSRPYVIVGCFVVGMLLTPPDVFSQTMLAVPMWILFELGLLASRSVSQPLPDASEIDAGRQL; encoded by the coding sequence ATGAGCGACCTGCCCTTGCCTGCCCCACGCCTGTCGGTGACCGGCCACCTGACCCGGTTGCGCTCGCGCCTGGTGCGCTGCGTCCTGGCGATCCTCCTGGTGTTCTGTGCTCTGTTCCCCTTTGCCCAGCAGCTCTACAGCTTCGTCTCGCAGCCGCTGCGCGATTTCTTGCCCAGCGGCGCCACGATGATCGCCACCGGGGTGACTTCACCCTTTCTGGCTCCGCTGAAGCTGACCCTGATGATCGCCCTGTTCATCAGCATGCCGCTGCTGCTGCACCAGGCCTGGGGCATGATTGCACCTGCGGTGTACCGCCAGGAACGCCGCACCGCCGCCTGGTTGCTGGCCGCCAGTGTGGTGCTGTTTTACGCGGGCATGGCGTTTGCGTTTTTCCTGGTGTTCCCGATGATGTTCGGCTTCTTTACCAGCGTGACCCCGGACGGCGTGGCGATGATGACCGATATCGCCCTGTACCTGGATTTCATCCTCGCGCTGTTGCTGGCGTTCGGCCTGGCGTTTGAAATCCCGGTGGCCACCTTCCTGGTGATCTGGGCCGGGATCACCGATGTGCAGACCCTGCAGAAAAGCCGGCCCTATGTGATCGTCGGTTGCTTTGTGGTGGGCATGCTGTTGACACCGCCCGATGTGTTTTCCCAGACCATGCTGGCGGTGCCGATGTGGATTCTGTTCGAGCTGGGGCTGCTGGCCAGCCGGTCTGTCAGCCAGCCCCTGCCTGACGCCTCGGAAATCGACGCTGGCCGACAGCTGTAG
- a CDS encoding lipoprotein UxpA — MASMVRRDVLGWMTLGACAPWLAGCSSLGAAAGPADSQPVDLLYIADTLDARLPGRPVVPATRLGPATRIGQAPWITGANARFRQADGSRLDGLLDASLSDSVQTGGYAVLGAVLQRLRDEAGQENSLTLENGQCWNGSGLAYLTRGLSGVQGSQLLGSEVRVSSDERVLWPEQCQGLYQQFGQPVLGAGLASASAQRLATPGMQVFRRGGVRIAVVGITDPYARDQQASLKQWLHSLQPVLAQAREEADLVVALADVGTGPGFWLAERLSQVDLMLCARGQDLWPQPVEILQRSGKRVPVVLGGTRASGAFRIRCQAQAGQWRFEARFFAAQASALDATAQAHAQRLQPRLQQQRAAHAAWLDQPLAKAPENLWRRDVRGGSWDRLLHQALAREPKSAVLLPGLRYDSPLARGQMITREHLISLSASYPAPVVDVPAQQVRQVLENGAEQLFGEPLLLDNSQDLPRWLGQPWQVTYSPGGKRVSEFAEPVGTCRTFGLGFAADAGQPLWQHLEGWLREQPADWQLAPLQLPEVRYVQGHPGWHPRSLVS; from the coding sequence ATGGCTTCAATGGTGCGGCGCGATGTATTGGGATGGATGACGCTGGGCGCCTGTGCGCCGTGGCTGGCCGGCTGCTCTAGCCTGGGCGCTGCGGCGGGGCCTGCGGACAGCCAGCCCGTCGACCTGCTGTATATCGCCGACACCCTCGATGCACGCCTGCCGGGTCGCCCGGTGGTGCCCGCCACGCGCCTGGGGCCGGCGACACGGATCGGCCAGGCACCCTGGATCACCGGGGCCAATGCGCGTTTTCGCCAGGCCGACGGCAGCCGCCTGGATGGCCTGCTGGATGCCTCCCTGAGTGACAGCGTGCAAACCGGCGGTTATGCGGTACTCGGCGCGGTGTTGCAGCGCCTGCGCGATGAAGCAGGGCAGGAGAATAGCCTGACCCTGGAAAACGGCCAGTGCTGGAACGGCAGCGGCCTGGCCTACCTGACCCGGGGCCTGTCCGGGGTCCAGGGCAGCCAGTTGCTCGGCAGCGAAGTACGGGTCAGCAGTGATGAGCGCGTGCTGTGGCCCGAACAATGCCAGGGCCTGTACCAGCAATTCGGCCAGCCGGTGCTCGGTGCCGGGCTGGCCAGCGCCAGCGCGCAACGCCTGGCTACCCCAGGTATGCAGGTGTTCCGCCGGGGTGGCGTGCGTATTGCTGTCGTCGGCATTACCGACCCTTATGCACGGGACCAGCAAGCCTCCTTGAAGCAATGGCTGCACAGCCTGCAACCGGTGCTCGCCCAGGCCCGCGAAGAAGCCGACCTGGTGGTGGCCCTGGCCGATGTCGGCACCGGACCGGGATTCTGGCTGGCCGAGCGCCTGAGTCAGGTGGATTTGATGTTGTGCGCCCGTGGCCAGGATCTGTGGCCGCAGCCGGTGGAGATCCTGCAACGCTCCGGCAAGCGCGTACCGGTGGTGCTGGGCGGGACCCGGGCCAGCGGCGCCTTCCGCATCCGCTGCCAGGCGCAGGCGGGGCAATGGCGCTTTGAGGCACGTTTTTTTGCGGCCCAGGCCAGCGCGTTGGACGCTACCGCCCAGGCCCACGCCCAGCGCCTGCAACCCCGCTTGCAACAGCAGCGCGCAGCCCATGCCGCCTGGCTCGATCAGCCCCTGGCCAAGGCCCCGGAAAACCTCTGGCGCCGCGATGTGCGTGGTGGCAGTTGGGACCGCCTGTTGCACCAGGCCCTGGCCCGTGAGCCCAAGAGTGCGGTGTTGCTGCCGGGCCTGCGCTACGACAGTCCCTTGGCCCGTGGCCAGATGATTACCCGTGAACACTTGATCAGCCTGAGCGCCAGCTACCCGGCGCCGGTGGTCGATGTACCGGCACAGCAAGTGCGCCAGGTATTGGAGAACGGCGCCGAGCAACTGTTTGGCGAACCCCTGTTGCTGGACAACAGCCAGGACCTGCCGCGCTGGCTCGGCCAGCCCTGGCAGGTCACCTACAGTCCTGGCGGCAAGCGGGTCAGCGAGTTTGCCGAGCCGGTCGGCACCTGTCGCACCTTTGGCCTGGGCTTTGCCGCCGATGCCGGGCAACCCCTGTGGCAACACCTTGAAGGCTGGTTGCGCGAGCAGCCGGCGGATTGGCAACTGGCGCCCCTGCAATTGCCCGAGGTGCGCTACGTACAGGGGCACCCGGGATGGCATCCACGGAGCCTGGTCAGTTGA
- a CDS encoding PhoX family protein, with amino-acid sequence MSRETGDNQNRNLSLNEPMESVLTAYLSRRSVVRGGLGAAIAMIAGTGLTGCFDSGGGSDHNTPTEPAKPALKLGFNSIPGSRTDGCTVAAGYTAHILAPWGTPLNSNAAPWKSDGTNTSTDQANSVGMNHDGMRFFPINGSSTDGLIAINHEYIEQSELHPNGATLIGGVRPVEEVRKEINAHGAGVMRVTKVNGRWQVMENDPLNRRFTSATLMDLSGPLKGTEHVKTKFSPTGTQTRGTNNNCGNGYTPWGTYLTCEENWPGIFVNRSGNRPADQVRIGVGTSNGNYRWESVAGDPSEVNGEFSRFNVTPSGATATDDYRNEASTYGYIVEIDPYNASTRAVKRTALGRFRHEGCWPGLTTAGKPVVFYSGDDSQNEYLYKFVSTALWDPADANPRDRLATGAKYMDSGKLYVARFNADGSGNWLLLDVASPTVDGSTLGAKFTDLPGIILNTRGAADALGATPMDRPEWTSVNPLNGDVYLTLTNNTSRTVANAANPRVNNKHGHIIRWHDADNQVSFTWDIFVFGANAAGTPDLNRSGLTVLNQFASPDGMTFDSRGVMWIQTDNGEKTLTDYTNDQMLVVIPTNMVDAQGKQVPVNAQNQADLRRFFVGPNGSEVTGVTFTPDNKTVFINIQHPSNWPSTNVATDVTVGKVRARASTVVIQRTDGGELAI; translated from the coding sequence ATGAGTCGAGAGACTGGCGACAACCAGAATCGCAACCTGAGCCTCAATGAACCGATGGAATCGGTACTCACTGCCTACCTGAGCCGCCGCAGCGTGGTACGGGGCGGACTCGGCGCCGCGATTGCCATGATTGCCGGCACCGGCCTGACAGGTTGCTTTGACAGCGGCGGTGGCTCTGACCACAACACCCCGACCGAGCCCGCCAAACCGGCCCTGAAACTGGGCTTCAATTCGATCCCGGGCTCACGCACCGACGGCTGCACCGTGGCGGCCGGCTACACCGCGCACATCCTCGCGCCGTGGGGCACGCCGCTCAACAGCAACGCCGCACCGTGGAAAAGCGATGGCACCAATACCTCGACCGACCAGGCCAACTCGGTCGGTATGAACCACGATGGCATGCGCTTCTTCCCGATCAATGGCAGCTCCACTGACGGCCTGATCGCCATCAACCACGAATACATCGAGCAGTCCGAGTTGCACCCCAACGGCGCGACCCTGATCGGTGGCGTGCGTCCGGTGGAAGAAGTGCGCAAGGAAATCAATGCCCACGGTGCGGGCGTGATGCGGGTGACCAAGGTCAACGGTCGCTGGCAGGTGATGGAAAACGATCCACTGAACCGTCGTTTCACCTCGGCTACGCTGATGGACCTGTCGGGGCCGCTCAAAGGCACCGAGCACGTCAAGACCAAGTTCTCGCCAACCGGCACCCAGACCCGTGGCACCAACAACAACTGCGGCAATGGCTACACGCCATGGGGCACCTACCTGACCTGCGAAGAAAACTGGCCAGGGATTTTCGTCAACCGCAGCGGCAACCGCCCGGCCGACCAGGTGCGCATCGGCGTAGGTACCAGCAACGGCAACTATCGTTGGGAAAGTGTCGCGGGTGACCCGAGCGAAGTGAACGGCGAGTTCAGCCGTTTCAACGTCACCCCAAGCGGCGCCACGGCCACCGACGACTACCGCAACGAAGCCAGCACCTATGGCTACATCGTCGAGATCGACCCGTACAACGCCTCGACCCGTGCCGTGAAACGCACGGCACTCGGGCGCTTCCGCCACGAAGGTTGCTGGCCGGGCCTGACCACCGCCGGCAAGCCAGTGGTGTTCTACAGCGGCGACGACTCGCAGAACGAGTACCTGTACAAGTTCGTCTCCACCGCATTGTGGGACCCGGCAGACGCCAACCCCCGCGATCGCCTGGCCACCGGCGCCAAGTACATGGACAGCGGCAAACTCTACGTGGCGCGCTTCAATGCCGACGGCAGCGGCAACTGGCTGCTGCTCGACGTGGCCAGCCCGACCGTCGATGGCAGCACCCTGGGTGCGAAGTTCACCGACCTGCCGGGGATCATCCTCAACACCCGTGGCGCGGCCGATGCCCTGGGCGCGACACCGATGGACCGCCCGGAATGGACCTCAGTCAACCCGCTCAATGGCGACGTGTACCTGACACTCACCAACAACACCAGCCGCACCGTGGCCAACGCCGCCAACCCGCGTGTAAACAACAAACACGGGCACATCATTCGCTGGCATGACGCCGATAACCAGGTGTCCTTCACCTGGGACATCTTTGTATTTGGCGCCAACGCCGCAGGCACCCCGGACCTCAACCGCTCCGGCCTGACAGTACTGAACCAGTTCGCCAGCCCGGACGGCATGACCTTCGACAGCCGTGGCGTGATGTGGATCCAGACCGACAACGGCGAAAAAACCCTGACCGACTACACCAACGACCAGATGCTGGTGGTAATCCCCACCAATATGGTCGATGCCCAGGGCAAACAGGTACCGGTCAATGCCCAGAACCAGGCGGACCTGCGGCGCTTCTTCGTGGGGCCCAATGGTTCGGAAGTGACTGGGGTGACGTTTACGCCGGACAACAAGACAGTCTTCATCAACATCCAGCATCCAAGCAACTGGCCGTCCACTAACGTGGCTACCGACGTCACCGTGGGCAAGGTACGGGCACGGGCATCCACGGTGGTGATCCAGCGTACAGACGGTGGGGAATTGGCGATCTGA
- the gspK gene encoding type II secretion system minor pseudopilin GspK has translation MDKKRQQGAALLMVLVALAMLAGGMAWMVEQGRQQVDSVRLVQQRVQARAIERAALAFTEQALQDPLWRASPLFWQAMRGQPLAYDFKGGKASIQIRDLHTCFNVNALIGPEAERAQRQLVHLLGADMAAERLAQTLADWLDTDQQTRLQGAESNEYLRQSPPRLAANQRMRDISELNLLAVPDALRALRYPQLCSLDETAGWRLNANALNLEMLPLLDALYEGEVSRSVLTRLISARPAGGYRDAGELRQALGAMDDAMFERLSEGLQLNGDHFLLQLDIDLDGQRFRSQYRVEAQGVVKWHARVPAQGMLLRSREPLPL, from the coding sequence ATGGACAAAAAGCGGCAGCAGGGGGCGGCGTTATTGATGGTGCTGGTGGCCCTGGCCATGCTCGCGGGCGGCATGGCCTGGATGGTCGAGCAAGGGCGCCAGCAGGTCGACAGCGTGCGTCTGGTGCAGCAACGGGTACAGGCGCGGGCGATCGAGCGGGCGGCCCTGGCCTTTACCGAGCAGGCCCTGCAGGACCCGCTGTGGCGCGCCAGCCCGTTGTTCTGGCAGGCCATGCGTGGGCAGCCGTTGGCTTATGACTTCAAGGGTGGCAAGGCGAGCATCCAGATTCGCGACCTGCACACCTGCTTTAACGTCAACGCCTTGATCGGCCCCGAAGCCGAACGTGCCCAGCGCCAGTTGGTGCATCTGCTGGGGGCCGACATGGCGGCCGAACGCCTGGCCCAGACCCTGGCCGACTGGCTAGACACCGACCAGCAGACCCGCCTGCAAGGTGCAGAAAGCAATGAATACCTGCGTCAATCACCGCCGCGTCTGGCGGCCAATCAACGGATGCGCGATATCAGCGAATTGAACCTGCTGGCCGTTCCCGACGCGCTGCGGGCTTTGCGCTATCCACAGCTGTGCAGCCTGGACGAGACCGCTGGCTGGCGCCTGAATGCCAATGCGCTGAACCTGGAGATGCTGCCGCTGTTGGATGCGTTGTATGAGGGTGAGGTCTCGCGTTCGGTCCTGACCCGGCTGATCAGCGCACGCCCGGCGGGGGGCTATCGCGATGCGGGCGAATTGCGCCAGGCCCTGGGGGCGATGGATGACGCAATGTTCGAGCGTTTGAGTGAAGGCCTGCAGCTCAACGGTGACCACTTCCTGCTGCAACTGGACATTGACCTGGATGGCCAGCGCTTTCGCAGCCAGTACCGTGTCGAAGCCCAGGGCGTGGTGAAGTGGCACGCGCGAGTGCCGGCGCAGGGCATGCTGTTGCGCTCGCGGGAGCCTTTGCCGCTCTAA
- the tatB gene encoding Sec-independent protein translocase protein TatB — protein MFDIGFSELLLVGLVALLVLGPERLPVAARNAGLWLGRAKRAMNTLKAQVTQELDHEHLLQGIDQQPLRQLEQQLRDGIRLDAPPPPETTLSPGQPAP, from the coding sequence ATGTTCGATATCGGTTTCAGCGAACTGCTGCTGGTGGGCCTGGTGGCGCTGCTGGTACTGGGCCCCGAACGCCTGCCGGTTGCCGCACGCAATGCCGGGTTGTGGCTGGGCCGGGCCAAGCGGGCGATGAATACGCTCAAGGCCCAGGTCACTCAGGAACTGGACCACGAGCACCTGCTGCAAGGCATCGATCAGCAGCCATTGCGGCAACTGGAGCAGCAACTGCGCGACGGCATCCGCCTGGACGCCCCGCCGCCGCCAGAAACCACCCTTTCCCCAGGACAACCTGCCCCATGA
- the gspD gene encoding type II secretion system secretin GspD: MHMINKCLGLSALCLALSVTPVRAVEAPALYEVNFIDTELTDFIDSVSRITNTTFIIDPRVKGKVTVRSLDMLGSEAIYDIFLAQLRAQGFAAVNLPNGSVKIVPDQAARLEPVPVESTRQAGQGNDGMATRVFSVRNAGSEQMLNIIKPLIDPRVGVISPYPAANLLVITDWRSNLDRIDSLLQQLDQVSQEPLEVLPLVNASANDTAQLMTRLLAREQGADGAQVVADPRSNALLVRGSADSRQRVRALLKQLDQPQNALRPSNTVVMYLRHANAAEVVKVLRGLSQDAPGAGAEGVATDGAPKPVAVSASGIRMESEEGTNAVVMVGPDSEIAAYRTIVEQLDIRRAQVVVEAIIAEVSDTRAQQLGVQWLFLGDSFGGGAVNFTNGGTSIAGLAGAAASGDTAGLGKLLANVPGATAGFGKLNGGGLNFIALLNALKSESGFNLLSTPTLLTLDNAEASILVGQEVPFVTGSVTQNNTNPYQTIERKEVGIKLRIKPQINIDNTVRLDIVQEVSSIADSTGASDVITNKREIKTKVMVEDNGLVVLGGLIGDEAKNSDQRVPWLGDIPGVGRLFRSNASQRTKQNLMVFIRPRIMRDGETLAQLSSEKYRNLKASSNLALPAISDNNALLRLFPASRERLDEGVW; encoded by the coding sequence ATGCACATGATCAATAAATGCCTAGGCCTGAGCGCATTGTGTCTGGCCTTGAGCGTGACCCCGGTCCGCGCCGTCGAAGCGCCGGCCTTATATGAAGTGAATTTCATCGACACCGAACTCACTGACTTCATCGACAGTGTGTCGCGCATCACCAACACCACGTTCATCATCGATCCCCGGGTCAAGGGCAAGGTCACGGTACGCAGCCTGGATATGCTCGGCAGCGAGGCGATCTACGACATCTTCCTCGCCCAGTTGCGCGCCCAGGGTTTTGCCGCGGTCAACCTGCCCAATGGCAGCGTGAAGATCGTGCCGGATCAGGCGGCGCGCCTGGAGCCGGTGCCGGTGGAGTCCACGCGCCAGGCCGGGCAGGGCAACGATGGCATGGCCACCCGGGTGTTCAGTGTGCGCAACGCCGGCAGCGAACAGATGCTCAATATCATCAAGCCGCTGATTGACCCGCGTGTGGGGGTGATCAGCCCATACCCTGCAGCCAACCTGCTGGTGATCACCGACTGGCGCAGTAACCTCGACCGTATCGACAGTTTGTTGCAGCAGCTCGACCAGGTCAGCCAGGAGCCCCTGGAAGTACTGCCCCTGGTCAATGCCAGCGCTAATGACACCGCGCAATTGATGACCCGCCTGCTGGCCCGCGAGCAGGGCGCCGATGGTGCGCAGGTGGTTGCCGACCCCCGCAGCAACGCCTTGCTGGTGCGCGGCAGTGCCGACAGTCGCCAACGGGTACGCGCGCTGCTCAAACAATTGGATCAGCCGCAAAATGCCTTGCGTCCCTCGAACACGGTGGTGATGTACCTGCGCCATGCCAACGCGGCCGAAGTGGTCAAGGTGCTGCGCGGCTTGAGCCAGGACGCCCCCGGCGCCGGCGCTGAAGGCGTCGCCACGGACGGTGCGCCCAAACCGGTGGCGGTCAGCGCCTCGGGGATTCGCATGGAGTCGGAGGAGGGCACCAACGCCGTGGTGATGGTCGGCCCGGACAGTGAAATCGCCGCCTACCGCACCATCGTCGAACAACTGGATATCCGCCGTGCCCAGGTGGTGGTCGAGGCCATCATCGCCGAGGTCTCCGATACCCGCGCCCAGCAACTGGGGGTGCAATGGCTGTTCCTGGGCGACTCGTTTGGCGGCGGTGCGGTGAACTTTACCAACGGTGGTACGAGCATCGCCGGCCTGGCGGGGGCCGCGGCCAGCGGCGACACCGCCGGCCTGGGCAAGCTGTTGGCCAATGTGCCTGGGGCCACCGCAGGCTTTGGCAAGCTCAATGGCGGCGGGCTGAACTTCATTGCGCTGCTCAATGCGCTCAAGAGCGAAAGCGGCTTCAACCTGCTCTCGACCCCCACCTTGCTGACCCTGGACAACGCCGAAGCGTCGATTCTGGTGGGCCAGGAAGTGCCCTTTGTGACGGGTTCGGTGACGCAGAACAACACCAACCCCTACCAGACCATCGAGCGCAAGGAAGTGGGGATCAAGCTGCGGATCAAGCCGCAGATCAATATCGACAACACCGTGCGCCTGGACATTGTGCAAGAGGTCTCCTCGATTGCCGACAGCACCGGTGCCAGCGATGTGATCACCAACAAGCGTGAGATCAAGACCAAGGTCATGGTCGAAGACAACGGCCTGGTGGTGCTCGGCGGGCTGATCGGCGACGAGGCCAAGAACAGTGACCAGCGGGTGCCATGGCTGGGCGATATCCCGGGGGTAGGGCGGCTGTTCCGCTCCAACGCCAGCCAGCGCACCAAGCAGAACCTGATGGTATTTATCCGTCCGCGGATCATGCGCGACGGCGAGACCCTGGCCCAACTGAGCAGCGAGAAGTACCGCAACCTCAAGGCCAGCTCGAACCTGGCATTGCCCGCGATCTCCGATAACAACGCCTTGCTGCGCCTGTTCCCGGCCAGCCGCGAACGCCTGGACGAGGGCGTGTGGTGA
- a CDS encoding MarR family winged helix-turn-helix transcriptional regulator, whose protein sequence is MNILENKHHIMLRELDGVPAEVRDSVKLCFELLSAAAAINRVCAIRLARYNLSEGRFVIMLTLKSAGGKLSPLELATRLSITTGTVTGLLDGLQGDGFIKRKTDPTDRRKLIISLTADGKRVVDEVFAEHTDWISGIIQGLSLEQRQALSESIYCISASHALSQQLPDGH, encoded by the coding sequence ATGAATATTTTAGAGAACAAACACCACATCATGCTGCGTGAGCTTGACGGGGTGCCCGCCGAAGTCCGGGACAGCGTCAAGCTGTGCTTCGAGCTGCTGTCGGCGGCGGCCGCGATCAATCGCGTGTGTGCCATCCGGCTGGCCCGCTACAACCTGTCAGAGGGCCGCTTCGTCATCATGCTGACCCTCAAGAGCGCCGGCGGGAAGCTGTCGCCGCTGGAGTTGGCGACACGCCTGTCGATTACCACCGGCACCGTGACTGGCTTGCTCGATGGCCTGCAGGGCGATGGGTTTATCAAGCGCAAGACCGACCCGACCGACCGCCGCAAGCTGATCATCAGCCTGACCGCCGACGGTAAGCGCGTGGTCGATGAGGTGTTTGCCGAACACACCGACTGGATCAGCGGCATCATCCAGGGCCTGAGCCTTGAGCAGCGCCAGGCCTTGTCCGAGTCGATCTACTGCATATCGGCCAGTCACGCCCTGTCCCAGCAACTGCCGGATGGGCATTAG
- the tatA gene encoding twin-arginine translocase TatA/TatE family subunit, which produces MGGIGIWQLVIVLLIVVMLFGTRRLKGLGSDVGEAIKGFRSSMGNEPGAQAAQKTSLEAQAEPGRSADSKH; this is translated from the coding sequence ATGGGCGGTATAGGGATTTGGCAACTGGTCATCGTGCTGCTGATCGTGGTCATGCTATTCGGCACCCGGCGCCTCAAGGGCCTGGGCAGCGATGTGGGCGAGGCAATCAAGGGTTTTCGCTCCTCCATGGGCAACGAACCCGGCGCACAGGCGGCGCAAAAGACCAGCCTTGAGGCTCAAGCCGAGCCTGGGCGATCTGCAGACAGCAAACACTGA